From the genome of Desulfovibrio gilichinskyi, one region includes:
- a CDS encoding transporter suffix domain-containing protein gives MNKDWKYYLGIILIGYSFLPFLVFAALPFIDVDIAKSGTFAVTFLATGELAFIGAAALLGKEFMLVMKTRFMSFFKKKPSSKHISRTRHRIGVVLMIASLLPYYYVLLSEIFFLPPDHGILTWSLIISELLFITSMLTLGSQFWDRLTHLFDWPGPE, from the coding sequence ATGAATAAAGATTGGAAATATTATCTTGGAATAATCCTTATCGGTTATAGCTTTCTGCCGTTCTTGGTCTTTGCGGCACTCCCTTTTATTGATGTAGACATAGCCAAATCGGGAACTTTCGCCGTAACATTTCTGGCGACTGGAGAACTTGCCTTTATCGGTGCGGCGGCTCTTTTAGGGAAAGAATTCATGTTGGTTATGAAAACCCGCTTTATGAGTTTTTTCAAAAAAAAGCCAAGTTCAAAACACATCAGCAGGACCAGGCATCGCATAGGAGTAGTGCTGATGATAGCAAGCCTGCTACCATATTACTATGTCCTGCTGAGCGAAATATTCTTCCTGCCGCCGGACCACGGAATTCTTACATGGTCACTGATAATAAGTGAACTTCTCTTCATAACCTCAATGCTGACTCTGGGCAGTCAGTTCTGGGACAGGCTTACACATCTGTTCGATTGGCCCGGCCCAGAATAA
- a CDS encoding carbonic anhydrase, which produces MKEIRKFINGFKEFRKEYYCRDDSPFLELQDHQAPSTMVIACSDSRTDPSLILQCEPGEIFVVRNIANIVPPYEPDTKLHGVSSALEYAVKFLKVQNIIILGHSSCGGIKSLMADEISEEDEFISRWLSVLSSVREKVRAHYQSVSVEACTACEMASILHSLNNLLTFPWIAEQVENGTLEIHGWYFDLKDGHLLSYNDESRLFEPLTLPILPLCGSVVNQTE; this is translated from the coding sequence ATGAAAGAGATTCGTAAGTTTATTAACGGTTTCAAGGAATTCAGAAAAGAATATTACTGTCGGGATGATTCTCCGTTCCTAGAGTTGCAGGATCATCAGGCTCCCTCGACGATGGTGATCGCGTGCAGTGATTCGCGTACGGATCCATCCCTTATTTTACAATGTGAACCCGGTGAAATCTTTGTTGTGCGAAATATTGCGAACATTGTTCCTCCGTATGAACCGGATACTAAACTTCATGGGGTTTCATCTGCGCTTGAATACGCGGTGAAGTTTCTTAAAGTTCAAAATATTATTATTCTCGGGCATAGCTCCTGCGGCGGGATTAAGTCGTTGATGGCGGATGAAATTTCGGAAGAGGATGAATTTATCAGCAGATGGCTTTCTGTTTTGAGTTCTGTAAGGGAGAAAGTCCGGGCGCATTATCAGAGTGTAAGCGTTGAAGCCTGCACTGCCTGTGAAATGGCAAGTATACTTCATTCGCTGAATAACCTTTTAACTTTTCCGTGGATTGCAGAGCAAGTTGAGAATGGAACTTTGGAGATACATGGCTGGTATTTTGACCTTAAAGATGGGCATCTGTTAAGTTATAATGACGAAAGCAGGCTGTTTGAACCATTAACTTTACCAATTTTGCCTTTATGCGGTTCAGTAGTTAATCAAACAGAATAA
- a CDS encoding PAS domain S-box protein, with product MELSSADFQDLLNKNDLCKGLFDSSPEAIVITAPDGYVVASNLKARELLGYLDGASLPQNILETYCNPAERCQLLSKLSEHGSVAGLELDLRHKNGSTINSRINVSVVSINEQSLFITTLTDITKLRASEVALRKSEEKFSNIFEASPDAILLLDKDSRIFDCNKKAIQVFGSSKEELLENTFLNFSPQCQPDGQNSRELVLSNISLVLSGTQLYFPWKQQLKDGTLLDCEVSFRPIKIGNEILVLCIICDYTERFRAQKKIELDEIRFEALYNLSKMRDKTSSEILEFVLEAAVLITESDIGYIYFVNEDETELTLHAWSRNVMPQCAVVEYPVVYKVENTGLWGEAVRLRRPTITNDYANCSEKRGMPEGHVPVIRHMNIPLFDNDRIVILAGVGNKSSDYTQEDVNQLTLLMEGMWQILRRKKADEALLHSYEELESKVLKRTEELTAAYENLKLNNEQIQREVKQRMVVEKKLQENANRFDLATRAGGIGVWERHLVSKKSIWDARMREIYNIGLDEGELSDDLWQSRVHPDDLFEAEREIQSAIERSGHFDSEFRIVWPNGEIRYIKASALVSYDESGKPQSMSGINIDITESKRMEEGLRRYEQIISTTPDLFSLVNSECKYVMVNDAYLNGFGRARESFIGSHIGDVIGWENFKKRSEPMIKAAFKGETVGYKVWMEIPIMGRRFMSVTYQPIDSLAGEERFVAINGHDLTALKIAEKDRQHIFEVSIDMLCVADFNDSFIELNPAWSTTLGWSTEELKQHKLSGLVHPEDKGRTLEIKKRLFSGESVHHFENRYQYKDGSWKWLSWNCIADLVRKQVVAVVRDVTMQKKMMEELKTLANTDSLTGANNRRFFIEKAKLEFERFKRYGGTICMIMMDIDDFKNINDTYGHDAGDVVLKELVRCCRETLRTTDIFGRVGGEEFAAVLVHGDINTAKLIAERLRRKLKKMEVEINGKVIRFTVSIGLACLSEKDNPSDNDYSLEGILKQADRCLYKAKQEGKDRVVWKL from the coding sequence GTGGAATTATCATCTGCTGATTTTCAAGATCTTCTTAATAAGAATGATCTCTGCAAGGGGTTATTTGATTCTTCACCGGAAGCTATCGTAATAACTGCTCCAGACGGTTATGTTGTTGCTTCCAATCTTAAGGCTAGAGAACTGTTAGGGTATCTCGATGGAGCATCACTTCCGCAGAATATTTTAGAAACATATTGCAATCCTGCTGAGCGTTGCCAGTTATTGTCTAAGCTTTCTGAACATGGAAGCGTGGCAGGTCTTGAGTTAGATTTACGGCATAAAAATGGTAGTACTATCAATTCACGCATCAATGTCTCAGTTGTTTCTATAAATGAACAATCTCTTTTCATTACAACGCTCACTGATATTACAAAGCTTAGAGCCTCCGAAGTGGCTTTAAGAAAAAGTGAAGAGAAGTTCAGCAATATTTTTGAGGCTTCACCTGATGCGATTTTACTTTTAGATAAAGATAGCCGGATATTTGATTGCAACAAGAAAGCTATTCAGGTGTTTGGATCTTCAAAAGAAGAACTTCTTGAAAATACATTCTTAAATTTTTCTCCACAGTGCCAACCTGACGGACAGAATTCAAGAGAGCTGGTGCTCTCAAATATCTCGTTAGTCCTTTCCGGAACACAATTATATTTTCCATGGAAACAGCAACTAAAAGACGGAACTTTACTCGATTGCGAAGTTTCATTCAGGCCGATTAAAATCGGAAATGAAATTTTGGTTTTATGTATAATATGTGACTATACAGAGCGTTTCCGTGCTCAGAAAAAAATCGAATTGGATGAAATTCGGTTTGAAGCTCTGTATAATTTGTCAAAAATGCGTGACAAAACCTCATCAGAGATTCTTGAATTTGTGCTTGAAGCGGCTGTGCTTATTACTGAAAGTGATATCGGTTATATTTATTTTGTAAATGAGGATGAAACAGAGCTGACCCTCCATGCATGGTCCCGTAATGTGATGCCTCAATGCGCAGTTGTAGAGTATCCTGTTGTATATAAAGTTGAGAATACCGGACTCTGGGGTGAAGCGGTAAGACTTCGCAGGCCTACAATCACAAACGACTACGCAAACTGTTCTGAAAAACGTGGGATGCCTGAAGGACACGTGCCTGTTATTCGGCATATGAATATTCCGCTGTTTGATAATGACCGGATAGTAATTTTAGCCGGAGTAGGTAATAAATCATCGGATTACACTCAAGAGGATGTGAATCAGTTGACTTTGCTGATGGAAGGCATGTGGCAGATTTTAAGAAGAAAAAAGGCTGATGAGGCCCTTTTGCATTCATATGAAGAGCTTGAAAGTAAGGTTCTTAAACGCACAGAAGAACTGACAGCAGCTTATGAAAATTTAAAACTCAACAATGAACAGATTCAGCGTGAAGTTAAGCAGCGCATGGTGGTGGAAAAAAAGTTGCAGGAAAATGCTAATCGTTTTGACCTTGCCACACGTGCGGGAGGCATTGGGGTGTGGGAGAGGCATCTTGTCAGCAAAAAATCAATCTGGGATGCCAGAATGAGGGAAATATATAATATTGGGTTAGATGAAGGGGAGTTGTCAGATGATTTATGGCAAAGTCGTGTGCATCCAGATGATCTTTTTGAAGCTGAACGGGAGATTCAATCGGCTATAGAAAGGTCCGGTCATTTTGACAGTGAGTTCCGTATTGTGTGGCCAAATGGAGAAATTCGCTACATTAAAGCCAGTGCACTTGTCAGCTACGATGAGTCCGGAAAACCGCAGTCCATGTCAGGAATCAATATAGATATTACTGAAAGTAAACGCATGGAAGAAGGATTACGCCGTTATGAACAGATAATCTCCACCACGCCTGATTTATTCTCGCTTGTGAATTCTGAGTGTAAATACGTTATGGTTAATGACGCGTATCTAAACGGTTTCGGTAGGGCCAGAGAGTCATTTATCGGAAGCCATATAGGAGATGTTATTGGTTGGGAAAATTTTAAGAAACGATCAGAACCTATGATTAAAGCCGCGTTTAAAGGAGAAACTGTCGGGTACAAGGTTTGGATGGAAATACCTATCATGGGGCGTAGATTCATGAGTGTGACCTATCAGCCAATTGATTCTTTGGCTGGGGAGGAAAGATTCGTAGCTATTAACGGTCATGATCTTACTGCCTTAAAGATTGCTGAAAAAGACCGCCAGCATATATTTGAGGTGTCCATTGATATGCTTTGTGTTGCTGATTTTAACGACAGTTTTATAGAGCTTAATCCAGCTTGGTCAACGACTTTAGGGTGGAGCACAGAGGAACTCAAACAGCACAAGCTATCAGGTCTTGTTCATCCTGAAGATAAAGGAAGGACTCTTGAAATAAAGAAGCGTCTATTTTCGGGTGAGTCGGTTCATCATTTTGAAAATCGTTATCAATATAAGGATGGTTCCTGGAAATGGCTTTCGTGGAATTGCATTGCCGATTTGGTCCGTAAGCAGGTTGTTGCTGTTGTCCGCGATGTGACAATGCAAAAAAAAATGATGGAAGAACTTAAGACTCTCGCTAATACGGATTCGCTTACAGGCGCAAATAACCGTAGATTTTTTATTGAAAAAGCAAAATTAGAGTTTGAGCGTTTCAAAAGATATGGCGGCACAATCTGCATGATCATGATGGATATCGATGACTTTAAAAATATTAATGATACCTACGGGCATGATGCCGGCGATGTTGTGCTTAAAGAATTAGTTCGCTGCTGTCGCGAAACATTGCGCACAACAGATATTTTCGGACGGGTCGGCGGTGAGGAGTTTGCTGCGGTGCTGGTACATGGTGATATCAACACCGCAAAATTGATTGCAGAACGGTTACGCCGGAAATTAAAAAAAATGGAAGTAGAAATAAATGGAAAAGTGATTCGGTTTACCGTCAGTATCGGATTAGCCTGCCTCTCAGAAAAGGATAACCCTTCGGATAATGATTATTCGTTGGAAGGTATTCTGAAGCAAGCTGACCGTTGTCTATACAAGGCAAAGCAAGAAGGTAAAGACCGTGTAGTCTGGAAATTATAA
- a CDS encoding AsmA family protein, translating into MYFMKAVRTFLIACLSLILLAVLSIGAILVFKIPVDATPLRPSLEKISSYALGRKVTFGGDLRFITSLDPAIEVSDIIIANPPGYSDKEFATLKYARLHLNAFKLLYAKIEIHELTVEGIRLNLESKEDGSVNWDMEIKGTGAKTDPAPASRTDHLQLTSDSFSIQKILFKDIQVTEINPGQRLEYRIDECSGSGKIGEPFHLNFKGKINTHPYTIGVKVGSLSEFLATQKSWAEIKGEIADTEFTLVGDLQLPVSTGYANLSVSVNGNNLNSLNSLLNVDLPPFKKYGVLCEFNARKGQASLKKLDVHVGASRLVGSGSLSRYYPEGPSKKAKPDIKTQLTAELIQLDDFKLYGWSPAGGSKQETSSNSTSKTDVKIKSDPDVRTLLSPELMNSLNAQFKFEAKDVKKGKNNLGHGVLTVTLKNGVLSIDPLDLNIPGGDVHFDGTFAITKQGIKAGINTLIDKFDYGIIARGAKPDTNMGGLISLDVSLKSDAPNFDAIMEHANGHFRIGAYPKNFKSGIIDLWAVNLFTAVMSSVEKDQSKINCAILELNIKNGMMNSESIVIDTSKMRIYGKAAIDFKKQTLDVEAAPKPKHPEFFNLATPVTVHGTFKDFGVGVSPFNLAGTVISFVTSPVVVPFERLFIKTLPESGSDVCFMDFTKQESFPDSTKNATALPRGHGTKKGKKK; encoded by the coding sequence ATGTACTTTATGAAAGCTGTCCGTACCTTTTTAATTGCCTGCTTAAGCCTGATTCTTCTGGCTGTTCTTTCCATTGGCGCAATTCTGGTTTTTAAAATTCCAGTTGATGCCACGCCGCTTAGACCCTCTCTTGAAAAGATTTCTTCTTATGCTTTGGGGCGCAAGGTCACATTCGGCGGCGATCTCAGGTTCATTACTTCCCTTGACCCTGCCATTGAAGTTTCAGATATTATTATCGCCAATCCTCCCGGTTATTCTGATAAAGAATTTGCAACCCTTAAATATGCCAGACTTCATCTAAATGCTTTCAAGTTACTGTATGCAAAAATTGAGATTCATGAGCTGACAGTGGAAGGCATTCGTCTTAATCTTGAAAGCAAGGAAGACGGCTCCGTCAATTGGGATATGGAAATAAAGGGGACAGGCGCAAAGACTGATCCAGCTCCAGCTTCTCGCACGGATCATCTCCAATTAACCTCGGACTCTTTCAGCATTCAGAAAATTTTATTTAAAGATATTCAGGTCACTGAAATAAACCCCGGTCAGCGTTTAGAATACCGCATTGATGAATGCAGCGGATCAGGTAAGATTGGCGAGCCTTTCCATCTTAATTTTAAGGGTAAAATAAATACACACCCGTACACGATAGGCGTGAAGGTCGGCTCGCTTTCAGAGTTCTTGGCAACGCAGAAAAGCTGGGCGGAAATAAAGGGCGAGATTGCCGATACTGAGTTTACGCTGGTAGGTGATTTGCAACTTCCGGTTTCAACGGGATATGCCAATTTGAGTGTTTCCGTTAATGGAAATAATCTTAACAGTTTAAATTCATTGCTTAACGTTGATCTGCCTCCGTTTAAAAAATACGGAGTCCTCTGCGAATTTAACGCGCGAAAAGGGCAGGCCAGTCTGAAAAAACTTGATGTGCATGTGGGTGCAAGTAGACTAGTCGGTAGCGGTAGTTTGTCGCGTTATTATCCTGAAGGTCCTTCTAAAAAAGCGAAGCCGGATATTAAAACTCAGCTCACAGCAGAATTAATTCAGCTTGATGATTTTAAGTTATACGGCTGGTCACCTGCCGGTGGAAGTAAACAGGAAACGAGCAGCAACAGCACCTCAAAAACGGATGTTAAGATAAAATCTGACCCTGACGTCAGGACTTTGCTCAGCCCTGAGCTGATGAACAGTCTGAATGCCCAGTTTAAGTTTGAAGCTAAGGACGTCAAAAAAGGAAAGAATAATTTAGGCCACGGAGTTCTAACCGTAACTCTTAAAAACGGAGTTCTTTCTATTGATCCGCTGGATTTGAATATCCCCGGCGGGGATGTTCACTTTGACGGCACTTTTGCGATAACAAAGCAGGGAATAAAAGCCGGAATCAATACTCTGATCGATAAATTTGATTACGGTATAATCGCCCGCGGAGCAAAGCCGGATACAAATATGGGCGGGCTTATCAGCTTAGATGTTTCGCTAAAATCAGATGCGCCGAATTTTGATGCCATTATGGAACATGCAAACGGTCATTTTCGCATCGGTGCTTATCCCAAGAATTTTAAATCGGGAATTATTGATCTCTGGGCTGTAAATCTGTTTACGGCAGTTATGTCCAGTGTTGAAAAAGACCAGTCAAAGATCAATTGCGCCATACTTGAGCTGAATATTAAAAACGGCATGATGAATTCCGAATCAATTGTAATTGATACTTCAAAGATGCGGATTTATGGAAAAGCCGCAATCGATTTTAAGAAGCAGACTCTTGATGTAGAGGCCGCGCCGAAACCCAAACATCCAGAATTTTTTAATTTAGCAACTCCGGTAACAGTTCACGGGACTTTTAAAGATTTCGGTGTAGGTGTAAGCCCGTTTAATCTTGCTGGCACAGTAATCTCATTCGTAACCAGTCCGGTAGTTGTGCCTTTTGAACGACTCTTTATTAAAACGCTCCCGGAAAGCGGGTCCGATGTATGCTTCATGGATTTTACGAAACAGGAAAGCTTTCCTGACAGTACTAAGAATGCAACGGCCTTGCCGCGTGGGCATGGTACGAAGAAGGGGAAGAAGAAATGA
- a CDS encoding peroxiredoxin has product MPKHLIFYSSVAILLMCVFAVPSWAEIPEKLIYQPGQLKPTDSSLKVAVGETAPDFSLPSITGKKVQLSSFRGKKNVVLSFIPAAFTPVCSDQWPGYNIAKELFEQNDAVIIGISADNTPCQFAWTHQMDEKGVWFPVLSDFWPHGKVAKLYGILRTDGVTERAIFIIDKKGIIRYIDIHDINTHPELGKIIHSLKEINK; this is encoded by the coding sequence ATGCCTAAGCATTTAATTTTTTACAGTTCAGTTGCCATACTTCTGATGTGCGTATTTGCCGTACCTTCATGGGCGGAGATACCTGAAAAACTCATTTATCAGCCCGGCCAGCTGAAACCGACAGACAGCAGTTTGAAAGTTGCCGTAGGTGAAACCGCGCCGGATTTTTCGCTACCATCTATTACAGGCAAAAAAGTACAGCTTTCCTCCTTTCGCGGCAAAAAGAATGTAGTACTTTCTTTTATTCCTGCGGCCTTCACTCCAGTGTGTTCAGATCAATGGCCCGGATATAATATTGCGAAGGAGCTTTTTGAACAAAACGATGCAGTAATCATAGGAATCAGCGCAGACAACACACCGTGCCAATTTGCATGGACACATCAGATGGACGAAAAAGGAGTCTGGTTTCCTGTTCTCTCAGACTTCTGGCCGCATGGCAAGGTTGCTAAATTATATGGAATTCTTAGAACAGACGGAGTGACTGAACGGGCAATTTTCATTATAGATAAGAAGGGAATCATACGATATATTGATATTCACGATATCAACACTCATCCTGAACTGGGAAAGATTATCCATTCACTTAAAGAGATTAATAAATAG
- a CDS encoding YhcH/YjgK/YiaL family protein, translated as MIIDSLEQAYFYNFGPAWEKAFKFLSDIDLSLELGKHVIDGEDVFALVSEYETKVHAEGRFEAHRKYVDIQFLLSGREILGWAALKNLEPEVLYDQTRDVEFLKLLPEVPSLSTFKPGLFMAFFPEDGHMPGLAYANNPEPVKKVVVKITVAALCKP; from the coding sequence ATGATTATAGACAGTCTGGAACAGGCTTATTTCTACAACTTCGGACCGGCTTGGGAAAAAGCATTTAAATTTCTAAGCGATATAGATTTATCTCTCGAACTGGGAAAACATGTTATCGATGGAGAAGATGTTTTTGCCCTTGTCAGCGAATATGAAACTAAGGTTCATGCCGAAGGACGCTTTGAGGCTCACCGCAAATATGTGGATATTCAATTTCTGCTTTCCGGACGGGAGATACTTGGCTGGGCCGCGTTAAAAAATCTGGAGCCTGAAGTCTTATACGATCAGACTCGAGATGTAGAATTTTTAAAACTTCTACCTGAAGTTCCGAGTCTTTCAACGTTCAAACCGGGTCTGTTTATGGCATTTTTCCCCGAAGACGGGCATATGCCCGGGCTTGCTTATGCAAATAATCCAGAACCTGTAAAAAAAGTTGTGGTTAAAATTACTGTAGCTGCGCTTTGCAAACCATGA
- a CDS encoding peroxiredoxin family protein produces the protein MFRYFSAIVLAVFLFAGTAFAKPVQEGKNFPDITLTGNQTAAQLSYLGLSGSGPWQLKDISADFVIIEIFSMYCPHCQAEAAHVNGLFESLKNSKSNRRIKLIGIGVGNSDFEVNFFRKKYQVEFPLFDDLEYKIHEEVGEPGTPHFFMVKLIDKKELKTVTSFAGRMEDPQLFLKTLQKTANQ, from the coding sequence ATGTTTCGATATTTTTCAGCCATAGTTTTAGCTGTTTTTCTTTTTGCCGGAACAGCCTTTGCCAAGCCTGTTCAAGAAGGAAAAAACTTCCCCGACATAACTCTTACCGGAAATCAGACTGCTGCACAGTTATCGTATCTCGGGCTATCCGGCAGCGGCCCGTGGCAGCTTAAAGATATTAGTGCCGACTTTGTGATCATTGAAATCTTCAGTATGTATTGTCCACATTGTCAGGCGGAAGCGGCACACGTTAACGGCTTGTTTGAATCACTTAAAAATTCAAAATCAAATAGGCGTATAAAACTTATCGGGATAGGTGTTGGTAATTCTGATTTTGAAGTAAATTTCTTTAGAAAAAAATACCAAGTTGAATTCCCGCTTTTTGATGATCTTGAATATAAAATACATGAAGAAGTCGGAGAACCGGGAACACCCCACTTTTTTATGGTCAAACTCATTGATAAAAAAGAGCTTAAAACAGTAACCTCTTTTGCAGGAAGAATGGAAGATCCACAACTTTTTTTGAAAACCTTGCAAAAGACAGCCAATCAATAA
- a CDS encoding ABC transporter ATP-binding protein: MNFSWPDGNGLKDVSFAVPAGQFVLISGPSGAGKSTLLRLAVRLEEAAQGTILLRGTSIDTFYPPELRSKIGFVQQTPIILPGSVRENLLMPFTLQVRKNFTLPDDKVLMEWMEKLALDRVSLDADAGSLSVGQRQRICLIRTVLTKPDVICFDEPTSSLDHESRVRVENVAEDLAGQGIVILMVNHTSYHPKCPHMHITVADGKVEVML; the protein is encoded by the coding sequence GTGAATTTCAGCTGGCCAGATGGCAATGGGCTTAAAGATGTTTCATTTGCCGTACCTGCTGGGCAATTTGTTCTGATTTCAGGACCGTCCGGCGCAGGTAAGTCCACATTGCTTCGTCTGGCCGTGCGGCTGGAAGAAGCTGCGCAGGGCACAATCCTTTTGCGCGGTACTTCAATTGATACCTTTTATCCGCCGGAACTCCGTTCTAAAATCGGTTTTGTCCAACAGACTCCTATTATTTTACCCGGAAGTGTGCGCGAGAACCTTTTGATGCCGTTCACTTTGCAAGTTAGAAAAAATTTCACTTTGCCGGATGATAAAGTACTTATGGAATGGATGGAAAAGCTTGCTCTTGACCGTGTCTCTCTTGATGCGGATGCCGGATCTCTTTCAGTCGGGCAGCGGCAACGGATCTGCCTGATCAGGACTGTTTTAACTAAGCCGGATGTGATTTGTTTCGATGAGCCGACAAGCTCTCTTGATCATGAAAGCAGGGTGCGGGTTGAGAACGTTGCCGAGGATTTGGCGGGGCAGGGTATTGTAATACTTATGGTTAACCACACCAGTTATCATCCCAAGTGTCCGCATATGCATATTACCGTGGCAGATGGCAAAGTTGAGGTGATGTTATGA
- a CDS encoding ABC transporter permease → MTSGFISISWVQLLVALSLVTISGAVSVYYQLKLEKDLAIGAARTFLQLLAMGYVLNVLFGLNNALLVMGLYSIMAFFSVRIVHGRVKEKSVSYLLPTTIAVFFSCTLITALVTKVVIGADPWWTPQYFIPIGGMVAGNSMNALAISLERFFSELRTRRDEVEMMLCYGADYKEATVDIFRKALRAGMIPSINAMMGVGLVSIPGMMTGQILAGANPEEAVRYQIVVMFMLVASTALSSIIVLLLVRKRCFSSAMTLLLKKLGGQVDNGK, encoded by the coding sequence ATGACATCAGGTTTCATTTCTATTTCATGGGTGCAGTTATTGGTAGCACTCAGCCTTGTGACCATTTCCGGCGCAGTTTCCGTGTATTATCAGCTCAAACTGGAAAAAGACCTTGCCATCGGAGCCGCCCGTACTTTTCTGCAACTGCTGGCAATGGGGTACGTGCTGAATGTTCTTTTCGGCCTTAATAACGCACTGCTTGTGATGGGATTGTATTCGATAATGGCGTTTTTTTCCGTGCGCATTGTCCATGGGCGGGTAAAAGAGAAAAGTGTTTCGTATCTGCTTCCGACAACTATTGCGGTTTTTTTCAGCTGCACTCTTATTACCGCGCTGGTTACAAAGGTTGTTATCGGGGCTGATCCGTGGTGGACACCGCAATATTTTATTCCGATAGGCGGAATGGTGGCGGGGAATTCTATGAATGCGCTTGCCATATCGCTGGAGCGTTTTTTTTCAGAACTCAGAACTCGCCGGGATGAAGTCGAGATGATGCTTTGCTACGGAGCAGATTATAAAGAAGCCACGGTTGATATTTTCCGCAAAGCTCTGCGTGCGGGGATGATCCCGTCAATTAACGCAATGATGGGCGTGGGGCTGGTTTCAATTCCCGGTATGATGACGGGACAGATTCTGGCAGGAGCTAATCCTGAAGAAGCCGTGCGGTATCAGATAGTTGTTATGTTCATGCTGGTTGCATCAACAGCTCTATCATCTATTATAGTGCTTCTGCTGGTGCGCAAACGCTGTTTTTCATCTGCAATGACATTGCTTCTTAAAAAACTTGGCGGACAGGTTGATAATGGTAAATAA